Proteins encoded within one genomic window of Triticum aestivum cultivar Chinese Spring chromosome 2D, IWGSC CS RefSeq v2.1, whole genome shotgun sequence:
- the LOC780631 gene encoding oryzain beta chain: MARAAAAGPGLLLALLLLAVAAVASAADMSIIAYNAEHGARGLERTEAEARAVYDLWLAEHGGGSYPNANSIPERERRFRAFWDNLRFVDAHNARAAAGEEGYRLGMNRFADLTNDEFRAAYLGVKGTAERNRAARVVGERYRHDGSDKLPEAVDWREKGAVAPVKNQGQCGSCWAFSAVSTVESINQIVTGEMVTLSEQELVECDINGGSSGCNGGLMDDAFEFIIKNGGIDTEDDYPYKAVDGRCDVLRKNAKVVSIDGFEDVPENDEKSLQKAVAHQPVSVAIEAGGREFQLYHSGVFSGRCGTQLDHGVVAVGYGTENGKDYWIVRNSWGPNWGEAGYLRMERNINVTSGKCGIAMMSSYPTKKGANPPKPAPTPPSPPTPPPPVAPDHVCDENFSCPAGSTCCCSFGFRNLCLVWGCCPAEGATCCKDHSSCCPPDYPVCNIRAGTCSATKNSPLSVKALKRTLAMRNTA; the protein is encoded by the exons ATGGCACGCGCCGCCGCGGCGGGGCCGGGCCTCCTCCTGGCCCTGCTCCTGCTCGCCGTCGCGGCCGTCGCCTCGGCCGCCGACATGTCCATCATCGCCTACAACGCGGAGCAcggggcgcgcgggctggagcgcACGGAGGCGGAGGCCCGGGCCGTCTACGACCTCTGGCTGGCCGAGCACGGCGGGGGCTCCTACCCCAACGCCAACTCCATCCCCGAGCGGGAGCGCCGGTTCCGGGCCTTCTGGGACAACCTCCGCTTCGTCGACGCCCACAACGCGCGCGCCGCGGCCGGCGAGGAGGGGTACCGCCTCGGCATGAACCGCTTCGCCGATCTCACCAACGACGAGTTCCGCGCCGCCTACCTCGGGGTCAAGGGCACCGCCGAGAGGAACAGGGCCGCCCGCGTCGTCGGCGAGAGGTACCGCCACGATGGGTCGGACAAGCTGCCGGAGGCCGTCGACTGGAGGGAGAAGGGCGCCGTCGCCCCCGTCAAGAACCAGGGCCAATGCG GAAGTTGCTGGGCTTTTTCTGCAGTCAGCACAGTAGAAAGCATCAACCAAATTGTCACTGGTGAGATGGTGACATTATCTGAGCAGGAGCTTGTGGAGTGCGACATCAATGGCGGGAGCAGTGGCTGCAATGGTGGGCTTATGGATGACGCCTTTGAGTTCATCATAAAGAACGGTGGCATTGATACTGAAGATGACTACCCTTACAAAGCCGTGGACGGCAGATGTGATGTCCTCAGG AAAAATGCGAAGGTGGTGAGCATTGATGGCTTTGAAGATGTCCCTGAAAATGATGAGAAATCGTTGCAGAAGGCGGTTGCTCACCAGCCCGTGAGTGTTGCCATTGAAGCTGGAGGCCGGGAGTTCCAGCTCTACCATTCG GGTGTCTTCAGTGGAAGGTGTGGCACGCAACTCGACCACGGTGTGGTTGCTGTTGGCTATGGCACCGAGAATGGCAAGGACTACTGGATTGTCCGCAACTCATGGGGTCCAAACTGGGGAGAGGCTGGGTACCTCCGCATGGAGCGCAACATCAACGTGACCAGTGGGAAGTGCGGGATAGCCATGATGTCATCATACCCCACCAAGAAGGGCGCTAACCCTCCCAAGCCAGCCCCAACACCTCCCTCACCGCCGACGCCGCCTCCCCCAGTCGCCCCTGACCACGTTTGCGACGAGAACTTCTCATGCCCTGCAGGCAGCACCTGCTGCTGTTCGTTTGGCTTCAGGAACCTTTGCCTGGTGTGGGGCTGCTGCCCGGCTGAAGGGGCCACCTGCTGCAAGGATCATTCCAGCTGCTGCCCACCGGACTACCCCGTCTGCAACATCAGGGCTGGGACTTGCTCAGCG ACCAAGAACAGCCCGCTGAGCGTGAAGGCCTTGAAGCGCACCCTGGCCATGCGAAACACGGCATGA